Proteins from a genomic interval of Desulfovibrio piger:
- a CDS encoding sigma 54-interacting transcriptional regulator has product MLSTSFSFAFVSNSAVVAEKVQTYAQEHGWPLEEVRLATMEEALPVAKQLFDQGVDVILGGGGTGKLLRRHLNEPVVTISRSHMSILQALMEAREYTDNVAVTCYNATPPWSELFSRLLHIRLQPIRFTNSRELTLGITQAIAQGAGCVVGGGVCVSIAQAHHCPGIVVCPGNEALERAFEEASNIAQARRRDREHAAWLQDVVDALHEGVIGVDPAGKLALSNPVARQALGQDRLRDGWALQHLGLAESLETGRPTEGTLKGENGQDLVFTSSAVVVDGVQKGALSVLTPDVVLTDLQRRLKHSRQAGLRARFTLNDLLGESSSMKTLRVHAQRFAESDAGIYIHGESGTGKELLAHAIHNASPRRHAPFVAVNCGALPESLLESELFGYAEGAFTGARRGGKQGLFELAQDGTIFLDEIADISAAVQVRLLRVLESGEIFRLGGDRPVTVNARVVCSSWKDLVQEVREGRFRADLYYRLTLLRLEMPPLRERLQDMTLLVRHIMRRMGMIHKKMPPEAIELLCSYPWPGNVRELDALLRRYCLMSTSDAFQMPLLQELLLDMRQTQGILASPRRVPENREEQDLPASGSLRQRLRLMEKKIIRQELVRQQYSKKSTARSLGISLNTLWRKMCDAD; this is encoded by the coding sequence ATGTTGTCTACTTCCTTTTCCTTCGCCTTCGTTTCGAACTCCGCTGTGGTGGCAGAAAAGGTCCAGACCTATGCCCAGGAGCATGGGTGGCCGCTGGAAGAAGTCCGTCTGGCTACCATGGAAGAGGCGCTGCCCGTGGCCAAACAATTGTTCGACCAGGGTGTGGATGTGATCCTGGGCGGCGGCGGAACCGGGAAGCTCCTGCGCCGTCATCTGAACGAACCCGTCGTCACCATCTCCCGGAGCCATATGTCCATCTTGCAGGCCCTGATGGAAGCCCGCGAATATACGGACAATGTGGCCGTGACATGCTATAACGCCACCCCCCCCTGGTCGGAACTGTTCTCCCGCCTGCTGCACATCCGCCTGCAGCCTATCCGTTTCACCAACTCCCGGGAACTGACCCTGGGCATCACCCAGGCCATCGCCCAGGGCGCCGGCTGCGTCGTGGGGGGCGGCGTCTGCGTCTCCATCGCGCAGGCCCACCACTGCCCGGGCATCGTGGTCTGTCCGGGCAACGAGGCCCTGGAACGGGCCTTCGAGGAAGCGTCCAACATCGCCCAGGCCCGCCGCCGTGACCGCGAACACGCGGCCTGGCTCCAGGACGTGGTCGATGCCCTCCATGAAGGAGTCATCGGGGTCGACCCTGCGGGCAAGCTGGCCCTCAGCAATCCCGTGGCCAGACAGGCCCTGGGACAGGATCGGCTCCGGGACGGCTGGGCACTGCAGCACCTTGGCCTTGCCGAAAGCCTGGAAACGGGACGGCCCACAGAAGGTACCCTGAAAGGGGAGAACGGCCAGGATCTTGTCTTCACCAGCAGCGCCGTAGTGGTCGATGGGGTCCAGAAAGGCGCCCTGAGCGTCCTGACGCCCGATGTCGTCCTGACGGATCTGCAACGGCGCCTCAAGCATTCCCGCCAGGCAGGCCTGCGGGCCAGGTTCACGCTGAACGACCTTCTTGGCGAGAGCTCTTCCATGAAGACCCTGCGGGTACACGCCCAGCGTTTCGCCGAGTCCGACGCGGGGATATACATCCACGGGGAAAGCGGGACAGGCAAGGAATTGCTGGCGCATGCCATCCACAATGCCAGCCCCAGGCGCCACGCGCCCTTCGTGGCCGTCAACTGCGGTGCCCTGCCGGAAAGCCTGCTGGAGAGCGAGCTGTTCGGCTATGCCGAGGGGGCGTTCACCGGCGCCCGTCGCGGCGGCAAGCAGGGCCTGTTCGAACTGGCGCAGGATGGCACCATCTTCCTGGACGAGATCGCGGACATCAGCGCCGCCGTGCAAGTCAGGCTCCTGCGTGTCCTGGAAAGCGGCGAGATCTTCCGCCTTGGCGGAGACAGGCCCGTGACCGTCAATGCCCGCGTGGTCTGCTCTTCCTGGAAAGATCTCGTGCAGGAGGTCAGGGAAGGGCGCTTCCGGGCGGATCTTTACTACCGCCTGACGCTGCTGCGCCTGGAGATGCCCCCCCTGCGTGAACGCCTCCAGGACATGACCTTGCTGGTCCGGCATATCATGCGCCGCATGGGGATGATCCACAAAAAGATGCCCCCCGAAGCCATCGAGCTTCTTTGCAGCTATCCCTGGCCCGGCAACGTGCGCGAGCTGGACGCATTGCTGCGCCGCTACTGCCTGATGTCCACCAGCGATGCCTTCCAGATGCCCCTGCTGCAGGAGCTGCTGCTCGACATGCGCCAGACGCAGGGCATCCTGGCCTCGCCCCGCAGGGTACCCGAGAACCGGGAGGAACAGGACCTGCCCGCAAGCGGCAGCCTGCGCCAGCGCCTGCGCCTCATGGAAAAGAAGATCATCCGCCAGGAACTGGTCCGCCAGCAGTACAGCAAAAAAAGCACTGCCCGCTCCCTGGGGATCAGCCTCAATACCCTCTGGCGCAAGATGTGCGATGCGGACTAG
- a CDS encoding MotA/TolQ/ExbB proton channel family protein yields the protein MEFSFFSMISQASLVAKIVLCILVLMSVGSWGMMIQKTLALNAAYRKALQGTDLFEKAPSLREAVLSLGSDRASPLYFVAHQGVMEFNRSKEAGNSSEIVVDNVRRSLRQGVASEMARLERSLSLLATAANTAPFIGLFGTVWGIMHSFHSIGMLKSASLATVAPGISEALVATAIGLGVAVPATIGFNIFMGKLSQVDTLLVNFAGVFLNRVQRELNAHRPVQRTGTTEM from the coding sequence ATGGAGTTCAGTTTCTTTTCGATGATCAGCCAGGCCAGTCTCGTGGCCAAGATCGTGCTGTGCATCCTGGTGCTCATGTCCGTGGGCAGCTGGGGCATGATGATCCAGAAAACCCTGGCCCTCAACGCCGCCTACCGCAAGGCCCTGCAGGGCACCGACCTGTTCGAGAAGGCCCCCAGCCTGCGTGAGGCCGTGCTCTCCCTGGGCTCCGACCGTGCGTCCCCGCTCTATTTCGTGGCCCATCAGGGCGTGATGGAGTTCAACCGCTCCAAGGAAGCCGGCAACAGCAGCGAGATCGTGGTGGACAACGTGCGCCGCTCCCTGCGCCAGGGCGTGGCCAGCGAGATGGCCCGTCTAGAGCGTTCCCTCTCCCTGCTGGCCACCGCCGCCAACACGGCCCCCTTCATCGGCCTGTTCGGTACGGTGTGGGGCATCATGCACTCCTTCCACTCCATCGGCATGCTCAAGTCCGCCTCCCTGGCCACGGTGGCCCCCGGCATCTCCGAAGCCCTGGTGGCCACGGCCATCGGTCTGGGCGTGGCCGTGCCCGCCACCATCGGTTTCAACATCTTCATGGGCAAGCTCTCGCAGGTGGACACCCTGCTGGTGAACTTTGCCGGCGTGTTCCTCAACCGCGTGCAGCGCGAACTCAATGCCCACCGCCCCGTGCAGCGCACGGGCACCACGGAGATGTAA
- a CDS encoding ExbD/TolR family protein yields MGASVGGNNRFVSEINVTPFVDVMLVLLIIFMVATPMMSQGLEVDLPQTKQVEVLPTENDNMMLTVRHDGKIFLDEYEVQTMDDLEGYLQTLVKEKNKTLFLRADKEVPYGVVVDVMGRIKAVGIEKLGVVADSSESLSPAAAAAAAKGGK; encoded by the coding sequence ATGGGCGCCAGCGTGGGCGGCAACAACCGCTTTGTCTCCGAGATCAACGTGACGCCCTTCGTGGACGTCATGCTGGTGCTGCTGATCATCTTCATGGTGGCCACTCCCATGATGAGCCAGGGGCTGGAAGTGGACCTGCCCCAGACCAAACAGGTGGAAGTGCTGCCGACCGAAAACGACAACATGATGCTGACCGTCCGCCACGACGGCAAGATCTTTCTGGACGAATACGAGGTCCAGACCATGGACGATCTGGAAGGTTACCTCCAGACCCTGGTCAAGGAAAAGAACAAGACCCTTTTCCTGCGTGCCGACAAGGAAGTCCCCTATGGCGTGGTGGTGGATGTCATGGGCCGCATCAAGGCCGTGGGCATCGAAAAGCTCGGCGTGGTGGCCGATTCCTCCGAGAGCCTGTCGCCCGCTGCCGCCGCGGCAGCCGCCAAAGGCGGGAAGTAG
- the tolA gene encoding cell envelope integrity protein TolA, with protein MNWASYLLSLCLHLAVFLLIMFWPSSPPVNLETPPVMISLVDGAPGGNRTPSSILGKMGKPTDGPRDVSPPAKKADAAAPERPEVKADPTADKARPVEAKPEPKVERKPEPKHEVKPKPEPKDATPVAEKKDKKKKEDKKKDDDKKPEKPKKDDKKKDDKKSTPKDDKKTDKKADKPSKGDPVAAAMNQARREATSRVESGDKGSSVEQALAQARRNAGGDGGGGGGEGDGPGGGGLNDVYMGQVMLAVRPNWSFTSATRLNLVCVVRVKVNLQGEVEKVDVTQSSGNAQYDSSAANAIWRTSRAGAFPPPPSEQYTELDLVFTLNELMGR; from the coding sequence ATGAACTGGGCCTCGTATCTTCTTTCCCTCTGCCTGCATCTGGCGGTCTTCCTGCTGATCATGTTCTGGCCCAGCTCGCCTCCGGTGAACCTGGAGACGCCGCCGGTGATGATCAGCCTGGTGGACGGCGCTCCGGGCGGCAACCGCACGCCCTCGAGCATCCTGGGCAAGATGGGCAAGCCCACGGACGGCCCCAGGGACGTCTCGCCCCCGGCCAAGAAGGCCGACGCGGCCGCGCCCGAACGGCCGGAGGTCAAGGCCGACCCCACGGCGGACAAAGCCCGTCCGGTGGAGGCCAAGCCCGAACCCAAGGTCGAGCGCAAGCCTGAGCCCAAGCATGAGGTCAAGCCCAAGCCCGAACCCAAGGACGCCACTCCCGTGGCCGAGAAAAAAGACAAGAAAAAGAAAGAGGACAAGAAAAAGGACGACGACAAGAAGCCCGAAAAGCCCAAGAAGGACGACAAGAAGAAGGACGATAAAAAGTCCACGCCCAAGGACGACAAGAAGACCGACAAAAAGGCCGACAAACCGTCCAAGGGCGACCCCGTGGCCGCAGCCATGAACCAGGCCCGCCGCGAAGCCACGTCCCGCGTCGAATCCGGGGACAAGGGCAGCAGCGTGGAACAGGCCCTGGCCCAGGCCCGCCGCAATGCCGGCGGCGATGGCGGCGGCGGTGGCGGCGAAGGCGACGGCCCCGGCGGCGGTGGCCTCAACGACGTCTACATGGGTCAGGTCATGCTTGCCGTGCGCCCCAACTGGAGCTTCACTTCCGCCACGCGCCTGAACCTGGTCTGCGTGGTCCGGGTCAAGGTCAACCTGCAGGGCGAAGTGGAAAAAGTCGACGTGACGCAAAGCTCCGGCAACGCGCAGTACGACTCCTCGGCGGCCAACGCCATCTGGCGCACCAGCCGGGCGGGGGCGTTCCCGCCGCCGCCGTCGGAACAGTACACCGAGCTGGACCTTGTCTTCACCCTCAATGAACTCATGGGCCGCTAA
- a CDS encoding TonB family protein codes for MKRILSRPTALLGLLPVLMLCLAPLHARAAGAAAADVANGYAGEAMEKILANWAAPADRGKVRIVVRVDAEGKVERCGYLEKSASQALNDSVCGAVMKTADLGKPPYGMSQDVYLTFWQGNMADLSGTSRRKAAAKPAAGTAAPAAAPEAKSEPVTLDTKPATLTTPLKAQDAYGPKHAAYFRKLVMELRNATFIPAELAKGTYYATVRLETDASGKILNYSILQSSGSELLDRYVRQGIRRAGKVSPPPAAVGRFVNVTLTLVR; via the coding sequence ATGAAACGAATCCTTTCCCGCCCGACGGCCCTCTTGGGCCTGCTGCCGGTGCTCATGCTGTGCCTGGCGCCCCTGCACGCACGGGCCGCAGGCGCCGCTGCGGCGGACGTGGCCAACGGCTACGCCGGTGAGGCCATGGAAAAGATCCTGGCCAACTGGGCCGCCCCGGCCGACCGCGGCAAGGTGCGCATCGTGGTGCGCGTGGACGCGGAAGGCAAGGTGGAGCGCTGCGGCTATCTGGAAAAGTCCGCCAGCCAGGCCCTCAATGATTCCGTGTGCGGCGCGGTCATGAAGACCGCCGACCTGGGCAAGCCCCCCTACGGCATGAGCCAGGACGTCTACCTGACCTTCTGGCAGGGCAACATGGCCGACCTTTCCGGCACCAGCCGCCGCAAAGCCGCCGCAAAGCCCGCCGCGGGCACGGCCGCACCTGCCGCCGCGCCGGAGGCCAAGAGCGAGCCCGTCACGCTGGACACCAAGCCCGCAACCCTGACCACGCCGCTGAAGGCCCAGGACGCTTATGGCCCCAAACACGCTGCCTATTTCCGCAAGCTGGTCATGGAGCTGCGCAACGCCACCTTCATCCCCGCGGAACTGGCCAAGGGCACCTATTATGCCACGGTGCGCCTGGAGACGGACGCCTCGGGAAAGATCCTCAATTACAGCATCCTGCAAAGCAGCGGCAGCGAGCTGCTTGACAGATACGTCCGGCAGGGCATACGCCGGGCAGGAAAGGTCAGCCCCCCGCCCGCGGCTGTGGGCAGATTTGTGAACGTCACCCTAACTCTGGTGCGCTAG
- a CDS encoding translocation protein TolB: protein MKRLAILLALAVTLSLGSAAQAAMRVDIYGPGQNIVNLALAAPLTGPQKQANGMGAKLQKLVEENLSFLPFMRLTPASSVLGGTLLPGYEPPSLDFKRFQLAGSDIVVTTYWPNGDSGTSSVQIRAFETNTGGRLFGKEYPQVRAGDLPEVADRFCADLLEVLTGSGAFFRSTLAFVKKSGRLSANVWLVKPTGRDLRQITNIKGEAMSPAWSPDGRFIVFTHIDEKSHSLGVWDRKKGSVQRVRFPGNVVIGPSFTPDNKVAVALSNGRYPVIFLLNHGFQKERILEGGNSINVSPTFDKTGTKMVFTSSRLGGPQIFMKDLSSGSITRVSKNGGYNTEANLSPDGTLVTYSRMTEYGHRIFVQDMVTGLERQITFGPGSDEQPSFCGDSYFIAFASSRGGSRGIYLTTRHGGDAKKVPTGGGAASFPRWGMPDGK from the coding sequence ATGAAACGTCTTGCCATCCTTTTGGCCCTGGCCGTCACGCTGTCCCTGGGCAGCGCCGCCCAGGCCGCCATGCGTGTCGATATCTACGGCCCCGGCCAGAATATCGTGAACCTTGCCCTGGCAGCCCCCCTCACCGGCCCCCAGAAGCAGGCCAACGGCATGGGCGCCAAACTGCAGAAACTGGTGGAAGAGAACCTCAGCTTCCTGCCCTTCATGCGCCTGACGCCCGCCTCCTCCGTGCTGGGCGGTACCCTGCTGCCCGGCTACGAGCCCCCGAGCCTGGACTTCAAGCGCTTCCAGCTGGCCGGTTCGGACATCGTGGTCACCACCTACTGGCCCAACGGCGACAGCGGCACCAGCTCCGTGCAGATCCGCGCCTTTGAGACCAACACCGGCGGCCGTCTGTTCGGCAAGGAATACCCCCAGGTGCGTGCCGGCGACCTGCCCGAAGTGGCCGACCGCTTCTGTGCCGACCTGCTCGAAGTGCTGACCGGCAGCGGCGCCTTCTTCCGCTCCACCCTGGCCTTCGTCAAGAAATCCGGCCGCCTGTCCGCCAACGTGTGGCTGGTCAAGCCCACGGGCCGCGACCTGCGTCAGATCACCAACATCAAGGGCGAAGCCATGTCCCCGGCCTGGTCCCCGGACGGCCGCTTCATCGTTTTCACCCATATCGACGAAAAGTCCCACTCCCTGGGTGTGTGGGACCGCAAAAAGGGCAGCGTGCAGCGCGTGCGCTTCCCCGGCAACGTGGTCATCGGGCCTTCGTTCACGCCTGACAACAAGGTGGCCGTGGCCCTTTCCAACGGCCGCTACCCCGTCATCTTCCTGCTGAACCACGGCTTCCAGAAGGAACGCATCCTCGAAGGCGGCAACTCCATCAACGTGTCGCCCACCTTCGACAAGACCGGCACCAAGATGGTTTTCACCTCCTCGCGCCTGGGCGGCCCCCAGATCTTCATGAAGGACCTGAGCTCCGGCAGCATCACCCGCGTCAGCAAGAACGGCGGCTACAATACCGAAGCCAACCTCTCGCCTGACGGCACCTTGGTGACCTACAGCCGCATGACCGAATACGGCCACCGCATCTTCGTGCAGGACATGGTCACCGGCCTGGAACGCCAGATCACCTTCGGCCCCGGCAGCGACGAGCAGCCCTCCTTCTGCGGCGACAGCTACTTCATCGCCTTCGCCTCCAGCCGCGGCGGCTCCCGCGGCATCTACCTGACCACCCGTCATGGCGGCGATGCCAAGAAGGTGCCCACCGGCGGCGGCGCGGCCTCGTTCCCCCGCTGGGGCATGCCTGACGGCAAGTAG
- the pal gene encoding peptidoglycan-associated lipoprotein Pal gives MKRYALILALVMALAAGFGCAKKTQDATGDVDDMSPEMRAAIQQITDGRVLFAFDKFDIQPQYKDMLTAKAELMKKYPSIRVRIEGNCDERGTQEYNLALGERRARAAYDYMVRLGVNPGQLEMISYGKEKPVVQGSGESVWAQNRRDDFCVIAH, from the coding sequence ATGAAACGCTACGCTCTTATCCTTGCTCTGGTTATGGCCCTCGCCGCCGGTTTCGGCTGCGCCAAGAAGACCCAGGACGCCACCGGCGATGTCGATGACATGAGCCCCGAAATGCGTGCTGCCATCCAGCAGATCACTGACGGTCGCGTGCTGTTTGCTTTCGACAAGTTCGACATTCAGCCCCAGTACAAAGACATGCTGACCGCCAAGGCTGAACTGATGAAGAAGTACCCCAGCATCCGCGTGCGCATCGAAGGTAACTGCGACGAACGCGGTACCCAGGAATACAACCTGGCCCTGGGCGAACGCCGCGCCCGCGCCGCTTATGACTACATGGTTCGCCTGGGCGTGAACCCCGGCCAGCTGGAAATGATCAGCTACGGCAAGGAAAAGCCCGTGGTGCAGGGTTCCGGCGAAAGCGTGTGGGCCCAGAACCGCCGCGACGACTTCTGCGTGATCGCTCACTAG
- a CDS encoding D-2-hydroxyacid dehydrogenase, with product MKIVVLDGDVINPGDISWAPLEKLGEVAIYGDTPEDLIVERAAGAEVLVTNKVPLRSGTLSRLPDLRMVAVLATGYDIIDTADAAAHGIPVCNVVAYGVDDVAQHAWALLLELCRRTGEHTASVCAGEWKDTWCYWKTTPVCLRGRTLGVIGFGSIGRRVGELGHAFGMSVLANCRTPRNPPSYSPFAFASTDQIFQQADVISLHCPLTDATRALINAKALARMKPGAILINTARGPLLDEAAVAEALHSGKLGGLGVDVLAKEPPAADNPLLHTPNTLITPHMAWATARSRQNIINLTAENILRWQQGTPVNVVNGVKE from the coding sequence ATGAAGATAGTTGTGCTTGACGGCGACGTCATCAACCCCGGCGACATCAGCTGGGCGCCCCTGGAAAAACTGGGCGAGGTGGCCATCTACGGCGATACGCCCGAAGACCTGATCGTGGAACGGGCCGCCGGCGCGGAAGTGCTGGTCACCAACAAGGTCCCCCTGCGGTCGGGCACGCTGTCCCGCCTGCCCGACCTGCGTATGGTGGCCGTCCTGGCCACAGGTTACGACATCATCGATACTGCCGACGCCGCCGCACACGGCATCCCTGTCTGCAACGTGGTGGCCTACGGCGTGGACGACGTGGCCCAACATGCCTGGGCCCTGCTGCTGGAGCTGTGCCGCCGTACCGGCGAGCATACGGCCAGCGTCTGCGCCGGTGAATGGAAAGACACCTGGTGCTACTGGAAGACCACGCCCGTCTGCCTGCGCGGGCGGACGCTGGGCGTCATCGGCTTCGGCTCCATCGGCCGCCGTGTAGGCGAGCTGGGGCACGCCTTCGGCATGTCCGTCCTGGCCAACTGCCGCACCCCCCGCAACCCTCCGTCCTACAGCCCGTTCGCCTTCGCCTCCACGGACCAGATATTCCAGCAGGCCGACGTCATCTCCCTGCACTGCCCGCTGACCGATGCCACCCGGGCCCTCATCAACGCCAAGGCCCTGGCCCGCATGAAGCCCGGCGCCATCCTCATCAACACGGCCCGCGGCCCTCTGCTGGATGAGGCCGCCGTGGCCGAGGCCCTGCACAGCGGCAAGCTGGGCGGCCTGGGCGTGGACGTGCTGGCCAAGGAGCCCCCGGCGGCGGACAATCCCCTGCTGCACACGCCCAACACCCTCATCACGCCCCACATGGCCTGGGCCACGGCCCGTTCGCGGCAGAACATCATCAACCTCACGGCCGAGAACATCCTCCGCTGGCAGCAGGGCACCCCGGTCAACGTGGTCAACGGCGTGAAGGAATAA
- a CDS encoding amidohydrolase family protein — translation MFFDIHTHAFHPKIAHKAVDHLNTVYHLDCRGDGTIEHLLEREKAAGIDRCIVLCAATAPAQVIPANNYAMKLQREHEEVIGFGTLHPAYVDWEDELERMKAGGLRGIKLHPDFQGFALNDRRLLPIFESAQDDFVFEIHIGSDAPLDKAPSSPFMLADLMRSFPRLRVIGAHFGGYQMWDYSLEALGDFENLWIDTSSTTPYVTPSLLQRLLARHSPDRLLFGTDWPLYDPAHELERLRTMSGLSEDAMERILSNAGRLLGIGA, via the coding sequence ATGTTTTTCGACATCCACACCCACGCCTTCCATCCCAAGATCGCCCACAAGGCCGTGGACCATCTCAATACGGTCTATCACCTGGACTGCCGCGGTGACGGCACCATCGAACACCTTCTGGAGCGTGAGAAGGCCGCCGGCATCGACAGATGCATCGTCCTCTGTGCGGCCACGGCCCCCGCGCAGGTCATCCCGGCCAACAACTACGCCATGAAGCTGCAGCGGGAACATGAGGAAGTCATCGGCTTCGGCACCCTGCACCCGGCCTATGTGGACTGGGAAGACGAACTGGAACGCATGAAGGCGGGCGGCCTGCGCGGCATCAAGCTCCATCCCGATTTCCAGGGCTTCGCGCTCAACGACCGCCGCCTGCTGCCCATCTTCGAGAGCGCCCAGGACGACTTCGTCTTCGAGATCCATATCGGCAGCGACGCTCCCCTGGACAAGGCCCCTTCCAGCCCCTTCATGCTGGCCGACCTCATGCGCTCCTTCCCGCGCCTGCGGGTCATCGGTGCCCATTTCGGCGGCTATCAGATGTGGGATTACAGCCTGGAGGCCCTGGGCGACTTTGAGAACCTCTGGATAGACACCTCCAGCACCACGCCCTATGTGACGCCCTCGCTCCTGCAGCGGCTGCTGGCCCGTCACTCCCCGGACAGGCTGCTGTTCGGCACGGACTGGCCGCTCTATGATCCCGCCCACGAGCTGGAGCGCCTGCGTACCATGAGCGGCCTGAGCGAGGACGCCATGGAGCGCATCCTCAGCAATGCGGGCCGCCTGCTGGGGATCGGGGCTTGA
- a CDS encoding sigma-54-dependent transcriptional regulator encodes MSDKSHILVIDDEKNYLLVLQTLLEDEGYTVTAISDPETALAFLAESEVDVVVTDMKMPKVSGREVLQHVKKSWPYIPVLIMTAFGSIESAVEAMKYGAFDYITKPFSNDELLLSIHNATELARAHRQYRLLQEAMEERYSVHQIVGRSRAIRDVLVMVDRAAPSRSTVLITGESGTGKELVARAIHYASPRKEKPFVSVNCMALNPGVLESELFGHEKGSFTGAVAMRRGRFEQADGGTLFLDEIAELTPDLQVKLLRVLQERRFERVGGGEEIEVDIRVVAATNKDLAAMVEKGTFRDDLYYRLNVVQIPLPALRERREDIPLLVAHFMDKVARENDMPAKKFTTEALNYLSGYEWPGNIRQLENVVESCMVLVPGTVIDVDNLPAEIRDEDSQFKSAVDLLPVQLDLADTLEKIEAALIRRALVRADLVQVKAAELLGISKSLLQYKLKKYAITGH; translated from the coding sequence ATGAGTGACAAATCGCATATTCTGGTCATCGACGACGAAAAAAACTACCTGCTGGTGTTGCAGACCCTGCTGGAGGATGAGGGCTACACCGTCACCGCCATCAGCGACCCCGAGACGGCCCTGGCCTTCCTGGCCGAGAGCGAAGTGGACGTGGTGGTGACGGACATGAAGATGCCCAAGGTCTCCGGGCGCGAGGTGCTCCAGCATGTGAAGAAAAGCTGGCCCTACATCCCGGTGCTCATCATGACGGCCTTCGGCTCCATCGAAAGCGCCGTGGAGGCCATGAAATACGGGGCCTTCGACTACATCACCAAGCCGTTCTCCAACGACGAGCTGCTGCTCTCCATCCACAACGCCACGGAGCTGGCCCGCGCCCACCGGCAGTACCGCCTGCTGCAGGAAGCCATGGAAGAGCGCTACAGCGTGCACCAGATCGTGGGCCGCAGCCGCGCCATCCGCGATGTGCTGGTCATGGTGGACCGTGCCGCGCCCAGCCGCTCCACGGTGCTCATCACCGGCGAGTCGGGCACGGGCAAGGAACTGGTGGCCCGCGCCATCCATTACGCCAGCCCGCGCAAGGAAAAGCCCTTCGTCTCGGTCAACTGCATGGCCCTCAACCCCGGCGTGCTGGAGAGCGAGCTCTTCGGCCATGAAAAAGGCTCCTTCACCGGTGCCGTGGCCATGCGGCGCGGCCGTTTCGAGCAGGCCGACGGCGGTACGCTCTTTTTGGACGAGATCGCCGAGCTGACGCCCGATCTGCAGGTCAAGCTGCTGCGTGTGCTGCAGGAGCGCCGTTTCGAGCGCGTGGGCGGCGGTGAGGAGATCGAGGTGGACATCCGCGTGGTGGCCGCCACCAACAAGGATCTGGCCGCCATGGTGGAGAAGGGCACCTTCCGCGATGACCTCTACTACCGCCTGAACGTGGTGCAGATCCCTCTGCCGGCCCTGCGCGAGCGCCGGGAGGACATCCCGCTGCTGGTGGCCCACTTCATGGACAAGGTGGCGCGCGAGAACGACATGCCGGCCAAAAAGTTCACCACCGAGGCCCTCAACTACCTGAGCGGCTACGAGTGGCCCGGCAATATCCGCCAGCTGGAGAACGTGGTGGAGTCCTGCATGGTGCTGGTGCCCGGTACGGTCATCGACGTGGACAACCTGCCCGCCGAGATCCGGGATGAGGATTCGCAGTTCAAGAGCGCCGTGGACCTGCTGCCCGTGCAGCTGGACCTGGCCGATACCCTGGAGAAGATCGAGGCCGCCCTCATCCGCCGTGCGCTGGTACGCGCCGATCTGGTGCAGGTCAAGGCCGCCGAGCTGCTGGGCATCTCCAAGAGCCTTTTGCAGTACAAGCTCAAGAAATACGCCATTACCGGGCATTAG